GTGCCATGCGTCCGCGAGTGGATAACTCATTGgcgtgttgaaaattctgatctgACCTAATGATGCATGGTAGGAAGAAGGTGAGTCACTTTCTCGGTTTGGACTTTGTTCCATCTCCACGGCTGCATCTTTCAAGGCACCCACGATATAGATGTCAGTCAGCGTGTAGCCAGTCATGGTGAAGGTGCCGCCAAACGGAGTCCAGGTTGAGTCGGCCAGCACGTCTGCCTTCTTACTAATTTGTGGTAGTTTAATGATCTTATCAAACTCAAAGCTTGCAACAGTTAACGGTGGTTGAGAATCATCTTCGATAAGGATGTATGACTTTTCGTTGGTTTCAGACACCAAAACCAGGATTACTCCAAAGAGAGAATTCTCATCTAATCTTACCTGCATGGAAAATAACAAGAAGGTAAGGATCGAGGCCTACACGTAAATGAAAATGAAACTCAGCAAGGTATCAGTTTCAGTAATTGAAGTGACGGGATATCAATTAACCTGCAAGATCAAAGTAGTGCTGCCATTTAAACTACAATGACGGGGAAAGGAACCAATTAAATTACATGTTGCTTGTGAGGAAAGATGAAACTTACAAAACATTTAACCTGCACTGCTTTATCGTCCAGCAGCAGTTGTCCACTGAAGATCTTTATAGAGAAAACAGAGACATCCTCGACACTTCCTTTAACAGTGAGACTTCCTCCTCCAAAGTAAGAAGCGTCCTCAAAACTACCAATTGAGGATAGCTCAATCAAAGGAGATTAAATCTTGAAATTTTACTTAACAAAGATCTTCATATATGGGAAATAAAGAACACAAAGTAACTGTTCTAGTTTCTcacgagattatatatatatatatatatatatataggaccaAGATTTATGAAATAGAGAAACTAAAAGAATGAACCTTTTGCTTTTGGAAAAGAAAATACTTCAACTTACTCGATGTAAGCTTCCACAGCAGAGCCAACACTAAGAAGTGGCTGTTCCAAAGAATAAAAGAAATTACCTTATaaataacataaaatagattTGACGGTGCTCCAAAAATGCAATGCATGTAGGCGGAAGAATATTCTACAAGTTACATGCAATAAATTGCTGATGAACATGACAAATTATATGAAGCATGAAGCATAATTATGAGGTACCTGGAAGCCTTGAGAAGATATGTTATTCCAATGGTTATTTGCTACCTGTAATCCTTCAATTGAAAAATGAAGGCCGCGACCCTGGAGAAATATAAGGCTCAGGGTTCAACAATTGCTATCGAAGTAGTAATGAAATAGGCATAATCAAGAAAATCACAAGAATAAATATGCAAAAAAGacccaagaaaagagaaaaaaaaaacgttTAATGAATTTAAGCACCATAAATATGAATATCTAGtacaaatatataattttaaatagttGATAATGAAAAATACAAGAAGAAATTCAGAGCGAAGCTAGTTTAAGAGTCTATGTCAAAGGAAACAATGTTCTCATGAAAACTTCTTAAAGGATACACTACATATTAGTGGGTCCAAGTGGAGAAAGGAAGAGGCTAAATATGTTGAACTAATTGCTAAATTTCAGTTGAAATCGTAAAGACTAGCAAATTTACTGTCACAAttccaattgaattcatttttttatAAACATGTTTGCTGATAGTAATTTGTGGACGCAGCATGGCATGTCCAACATGATAGCCCCTCATCGTCATAAGCCAAATATATGCAAAGATTGTGTTTTTTGTCATGACACGAATCTCATGCAAAAATCATGTCACTTCAAGCTTCATTATCAATTGTGTTATGCTTGCCATAGAGGAAAAAGattatatacaaactatgaaGAAGCGGTATATATTATCCAGTTCAAGAGTCTTCCATCACGTAGCAGAATCAACAAATTCCAATTTTAAAGATGCATACCTGATCAAAGTTCGAGTAGAAGGGTAACACTTTCGGGTAGTTCCGAAGAATTCCCCATGATTGCTCCACAAGGCCCCACCAGCTGCAAAGTTCAATTCGAGTATCTTACACATTACAACACAAATAGAAGCAATATGAATTCTAAAAGCTAGCAACAACCGAGTTATTAAAATCACAAAAAATATACGGTTGTATAAATCTATGACAGTGACGTCATACCAAACTGGTTCGACTCTGCAGAAAGGTATCAACATAAGTTATGCCAAAGAGCGAGTTATTTCGAGCCGCATAAAATTGATGACTTACACCGGTTATTTTTTAATGTGCACCGATTAAAAAATTTCCCATTGGTGCCTTTTAGGTTGACATGCAAGTTTGTCTGAAGAGCACCCTGAAGCCCAGACCATAGGTTCGTAAGCATAGACTGAAAATATTTGTCTTAGGTGTTACTACCTGCAAACTAGCCTTTTAAAACGGGGCCCTTTCTTGATCAGATTTGTTTGAACAAAAGAATTGGATTTCCTTTATAGGAAAACTTGGTAATTGGTATTTCTGTCTATTCGAAATTAGGCCACAAGTAAAACTGATACATGTTGAGCAAACAGATCCAACACAAAAGTTGtgtttcattattcttatagtgattCAAGTTGTAACCTCCTAGGTGACATATATTGTTGGTGCAATCAACTATTTGATTGCGGCCGAAATAATCAAGCTGCTACTTAATAAATGATGCATGGGAGCTCTTTATGACCAAGTAAAACTTCACCGAGCTGGAGATTAAGGTGGAAAGTTCATACCGGTTTTGTGCAGTTTCGAAGTCAGGTCCTTGATTAGTTTCATATACCCATCCTGGAGCAAATATGGTAGCCGAAATATCATGCGTCTTCAGTACGTCGAGGGCTGCATTTGTCTGTGATGGCAacaataataaacaaataaaaggcCAAAAGAGAATTCATACATGGCATATCGAAAACCTACGTAAAAGAATGTAGACCAAATCGATGATGTATAAGATGAAGTAATAGATGCATATGGATCAACGATGTAGACCAAATCGACAAGCAAAAGCGTATTCCCATGATTCTACTTTTCTGATCATGCCACAAGCAAATAGCTTGACCCAGAAGGCAAAAAAACCTGGTTAAAGGCCCACAGATTTACTCCAATATCATGTATGACAACCCCAAGAATCTGCAAACTTACATGAACTTATATAATCTGTCAAAAATGCTGCGAATGTGCTTTGAATTGTGGAAGAAAGAGACTAAATTAATAGATTCACATCTAGCCGTAGAAGGTTTATAGGAAATCCTTTAGAAATGCCCTTAGCATAGGCACGTATGCTTTGGTTTCTTTTACTATTCTAGCTTTGCATCAATTAATTACagtaaggaagaaagaaagagaagatatTACTCACAAATTTGCCTAGTGGCAGGCGTACCGAAGTTGTCAAATATTTATGAAGAAATATGACTTGTATAAATTGGATTTCAACCCTTCTTTTTGAGAAATTAGGCAAaataatcaaaagctaggagtctCAGAGCAAGGTGCTAACTTACATTCCACTGTCCGCCACTAAAGGTACCCCTGCCAAAAACATCAATGCCCATGTAGACGTCGAACTTTCTCTCACCCGCAATGCTAGCTGAATCTTCAACATCCGGTTCCTGCAGGGTTTGAAGACACATCTAAAAGCTaagaaagaagagaagcagagTCAAGATTTCTAGCatgacaagaaagaaaaaaaagataaggtACCTCCCACAAATAGTTGACTAAAATACCATCGCACAAATCAAAGAAGGGTTTGTTTTTCTGATTCAGTTTATTTTGAGAGCCTCCCGAACCATCTATAGTTACAGCATCATACCTGGACGATACAACCAAATAAGGCAAGCCGCAAAACATGAGAAGAAAGGAAGATTAAGGAAAAGGAGTGAGTTTGGTGCGGGAAGTGACCATATGACCAAAGATCCGGGAATCTGAAAATGCATAGTACGAGATAGATGATCGACAAACTCCTTCAGGTTATCAATTTGCGTCCTGTCCAGTGTGACTTCCATATTGACCTGAAAGAGTTACTATCATGTCAGCTAAAACATGAAATCAAACTTAGTTCAGGGACCAGAAAAGAAAGATCCAGATCAGGACTAACCAGCCAACCATCAAATCCCAAATGAGTAGCGAGTTCTGTCAGCCGTTCCGCGTACATTCTAGCCGATTCCTTTGTGGAAAGCAAGGTGTCACAGATCTTGCTACCGTCCTCCCCTTCTGTAATGAAAGTTCCTAAGACCTATTTACCGATCCAAATCAGAGGAGGCTAGACACTTGCAACTGTACCGAATCAGCCAATCTACCAAAAGCTAGcgggaaccaaagaagaaggaagagttcGATGATACCCTGACGCCATGGGTGTGGGCGGCGTTGGTCCAGCACGGCGGCGGCAGCGTGACCAGGTAGTGGGAGAAGTAGACGAAGACGTCCATCAGGTACCAGTGCCAGATGGCGTAGGCGTCGGAGTTGTCTCCGCCCTGCACCAATGCGTCGTCGAGGTACCCGCCCATCATGTCGTGGCAGACGAGGATCCGGCGGCGAGGGGGCAGCGCGGCGGCGGAGGGAGGGAGGGGGACAGAGGAGCGGTTGAAGGGGTAGTGGAAAGAGTTGTGGTAGGAGTCGGAGGCGAGGGCTTCCAGGGTTGTGATGGGGTAGGAGATGGGGATGGAGGGCTGCGTCGGGTTGAAGGGCGGATCCCATGGCCGGGAATCGCCATTCGACCCGCCGATCGATTGTATAGGAGGCATCTCGCGATCGCCGATCTCGTTTCGTTTCTGTTATCGATCTGCTTCTCCCGCCTTCGCTCCCGCTTTATTTATAGAGGACATTGGGCCAAATTGCATATATATCCCTACCAAGCAGCTCTTTCAATATCTACCCTTCTGAAGTGCTGTTtactgtatataaatatatatatatatatatatatatatatatatatatatatatatatatatatatatatatatatatatatatatatatatatatataagacataacctttttttaattaaaactcATAATtctgaaaatatatattttgatgggagacaAATGATAAAAAGGAGTTTCGTTTAGCTTAATTTGTAGAGAAGTTGAGATTATGGTAGAGTCAATAAAAATAGGAAAAGTTATGTTCTTAAAGCTAAGGAAATGAAATATTAAGAAAAGTATTTTAGAGCTCGAGAATGTGATGGCTTCGATGAGGAGGGAGATAAAATTATGAGGTTGTTGGGATGTCTTCCGACGAACATAACTAAGAAAAAACGATGAAAGATAAAAAGTGAAGAAACATGCCGTATTGACTTTAATGCTACAATTCAAAAAAGGATCATCTCATTATTGAATGACAAAGGAGCAGAGGAATCGAAATAGGTTAACGATAGAGATTAAAAGACCATCCATCCCCGCACCTTCCTTGATCATGCATGGCGATATCCTGCCACGCATAAATCATACCGATTGCAATTGCAGCGGGCATGGCATTTGGAGATATCCCCGCTGGCGAGATGCGTCAAGTTGCTGGGGCCCATATAAGTACTAATTCCTCAATATACACGCAAAGAATCGAATGTGTATGTAGCTTTTCAAGAGATAGCACCTCCGCGTCAGCATACAACGACGACACGAGAGCACGCACGGCTTACAGGTGTGGAACAGAGCCTCCTGGGTTAATGTAGCGAGAAATCTCCGAGGGGCTTGAGTGAGCCCTTCTACTTGTAGTGGAGTGTGTCCTTCTTTTAATGCCGACGTGTGTGCCACAAGCTTAGTTCATAACACTAATCTTTCGAGTATTTGACTTGGATAACCGTCAAGTGTTCTGCAGTGCATTAATTACTTGGATAGCTACTACCAAGCATTTGACTGCATGTGAACCTCTTAAAGAATAGAAATGGACATCCAATCGGACACCTACAGATGATGGTGGGTATGTATGCTAAGATTGACCTAAAAACAGAGATAATAACATGATGCACCAATAGATAATAATTGCGTATGTATGCTAAGATTGACCAAAAAACAGAGATAATAACATGATGCACCAATAGATAATAATTGCATATTCCAAAGTGGTGTACAACCATATCTCGACTCAATTCGATGAAAAGCTAAAGCAAGAAACTCGACAACCATCTTGAAACAACTATTGCCAATAAAAGAACATCAACATTGATATGTTGATGAAGGCTACCGGGTTGCATGAGAAAGTGATGATGGACCCTGATATGGTAGAAAGCAAACTAACCTTGGACAGCCAATTCAAGAGTTGGAGATTCGTCCAGTTGCTGGCAAGTTCCATCGGCACCACATGCTTGAACAATAAACCTGAGTGCCGTAACTCCAGTAGGAATACCAAGTTTTGATAAGAAAAATGCTTCGACTCTAGCGAATCCAACGTAGCTAGGTACTCTATCACTGATGTTTCCGTCGGTATGAATCATTAACCTTTCGACGTAGACATTATATCTTGTAAATGACATCGCATATCCTTCTTTGAGCTTCCAAGCGACCTTTAGGTTCAAACTTCTATTTCCATCAGAATCCAAGATCCATGAAATATCATGGCCTTGAATGACCCATGATTTGGCAGGTGGAAATTCCACGATCGGTTCACTGGTTAAAATCCTGATGTGACCTAATGATGCTCTATAGGGCAAAAATCCACTGTTTTCTGATGTGGTATTTTCTCTAATTGGGCTCTTCTCCATCTCAATATTAGTCGGGCCAGGGTTTTTCAAGGCACCCACGATATAAATGCCACCCAATGTATAGCCACTCATGGTCAAGGTAACTTCATGAATAAACCATGCTGCGTCAGCCAACACATCTGCTTTCGTGTCTTTAATTTGTGGCTTGATGGTTCTATTATACTCGAGGCCAGCAACAGTGAAGGGTTGAGTATCAGCTGTGACAAGGATGGATGTTTGTCCACTGATTTCAGACCAC
The window above is part of the Musa acuminata AAA Group cultivar baxijiao chromosome BXJ2-6, Cavendish_Baxijiao_AAA, whole genome shotgun sequence genome. Proteins encoded here:
- the LOC135615761 gene encoding cytosolic endo-beta-N-acetylglucosaminidase 1-like is translated as MPPIQSIGGSNGDSRPWDPPFNPTQPSIPISYPITTLEALASDSYHNSFHYPFNRSSVPLPPSAAALPPRRRILVCHDMMGGYLDDALVQGGDNSDAYAIWHWYLMDVFVYFSHYLVTLPPPCWTNAAHTHGVRVLGTFITEGEDGSKICDTLLSTKESARMYAERLTELATHLGFDGWLVNMEVTLDRTQIDNLKEFVDHLSRTMHFQIPGSLVIWYDAVTIDGSGGSQNKLNQKNKPFFDLCDGILVNYLWEEPDVEDSASIAGERKFDVYMGIDVFGRGTFSGGQWNTNAALDVLKTHDISATIFAPGWVYETNQGPDFETAQNRWWGLVEQSWGILRNYPKVLPFYSNFDQGRGLHFSIEGLQVANNHWNNISSQGFQPLLSVGSAVEAYIDFEDASYFGGGSLTVKGSVEDVSVFSIKIFSGQLLLDDKAVQVKCFVRLDENSLFGVILVLVSETNEKSYILIEDDSQPPLTVASFEFDKIIKLPQISKKADVLADSTWTPFGGTFTMTGYTLTDIYIVGALKDAAVEMEQSPNRESDSPSSYHASLGQIRIFNTPMSYPLADAWHIDPSYTSWTTDLDGNRILSLKITWKLNEGDMTSFTRYNIHVEKLLTHGGNEARPSFLGFARVELWYVSHLAIPSGVGLVRFIVQPCGVDGSCQELDKSPTLELRPPHSEG